The following coding sequences lie in one Candidatus Nitrospira nitrificans genomic window:
- a CDS encoding NHL domain-containing protein, which translates to MDTELSLVSGYIETFAGNGKARSTGDGKRAVKAGIPLPHHVALDRDEKWLYFAESGSDRIRRIDLQQGTLHNFAGIGETCYSGDEGLCGEAGLYLPLGVAFDSHNNLYICDSGSNRIRKVDHETGIITTVVGTGQHGFNGDGPALDVNLTWPAAIAFDREDVLFIADTQAHKIRRYDPKTGSVTTIAGAWTAEDEAREQPLVARNLVVLSGDAIGIDFSDDQGWLMPVCSDGLDMSMYLDDGRPAMEARLYDIVGLAVGALGDLYVVDKGSNRVRKIDSRTGIISTVAGVCRYGYDGDDKPAVRAMLHAPEAVVFDHEGNLYISDTMNHRVRKVDGATGVITTVAGNGDSGYEDKNIGGCGAARFVAKESAGMLKHGDGLLAIEAVVNSPVGLAVDSQGHLYICERGENKIRRLKLV; encoded by the coding sequence ATGGATACCGAACTCAGCTTAGTCTCAGGCTACATTGAAACGTTTGCCGGGAACGGCAAGGCCCGAAGCACGGGTGACGGCAAGCGCGCGGTGAAAGCAGGAATTCCGCTCCCCCATCACGTTGCACTGGATCGGGACGAGAAGTGGCTGTATTTTGCCGAGTCAGGGTCTGATCGCATCCGCCGCATTGACCTGCAGCAGGGTACGCTCCACAATTTCGCCGGCATCGGAGAGACCTGCTACAGCGGAGACGAAGGTCTCTGTGGCGAAGCAGGACTCTATCTGCCTTTGGGCGTCGCATTTGATTCCCACAATAATTTGTATATCTGTGATTCGGGGAGCAACCGGATTCGAAAGGTCGATCATGAGACCGGCATCATTACGACGGTGGTCGGTACTGGCCAGCATGGGTTCAATGGGGACGGTCCCGCGCTGGATGTCAATCTGACCTGGCCCGCGGCGATCGCCTTTGATCGCGAGGATGTCCTCTTTATCGCTGATACCCAAGCCCATAAGATCAGGCGGTATGATCCAAAGACAGGATCGGTCACGACCATAGCAGGGGCGTGGACGGCCGAAGATGAAGCGCGAGAGCAGCCCTTGGTGGCGAGGAATTTGGTCGTTCTGTCAGGAGACGCGATCGGAATCGATTTCAGCGATGATCAGGGATGGCTCATGCCGGTGTGTTCCGATGGGCTGGATATGTCGATGTATCTGGACGATGGGAGGCCCGCGATGGAGGCGCGTCTCTACGACATCGTCGGCCTGGCGGTCGGCGCCCTGGGCGACTTGTATGTGGTCGACAAAGGCAGCAATCGCGTCCGAAAGATCGATTCCCGGACGGGAATTATTTCGACGGTCGCCGGTGTCTGCCGCTATGGGTACGACGGCGACGATAAGCCGGCCGTCAGAGCCATGCTGCACGCCCCGGAGGCCGTGGTCTTTGATCACGAGGGCAATCTGTACATTTCCGACACCATGAATCATCGGGTTCGCAAGGTGGATGGTGCGACCGGCGTCATCACCACGGTGGCGGGGAACGGCGACAGTGGGTATGAGGATAAGAATATCGGCGGCTGCGGCGCCGCTCGATTTGTCGCCAAGGAATCGGCAGGGATGTTGAAACATGGTGACGGCTTGCTGGCGATCGAGGCGGTGGTGAATTCTCCTGTTGGTTTGGCCGTGGATTCCCAAGGCCACCTTTATATCTGCGAACGCGGAGAAAACAAGATCCGCCGCCTGAAGCTTGTCTAA
- a CDS encoding ethylbenzene dehydrogenase-related protein, translating to MTYIDSSRSHLLVFFSGLIVVAGVLGAFGIPLVSSEGMTIRSYLVRGDVPTAADDVAWQQVSPITIPLSGQVITRPVWPEPTVRALTVRSIHNGTEIAFLLEWQDNTKNDRLTPGTFRDGVAIGLPLGDAPAFFCMGQLDHYINIWHWKADWQSDIDRRAARTSEKKEGGVRTFEVIPRRVSSVEDLIGGGFSTLTTKDKQGRVQGQAFWKDGVWHVVMRRPLVSEEQENEATLIPGRIQTVSFAVWNGENKERNGQKAVAPWFQLAIDPVAKL from the coding sequence ATGACGTACATCGACAGTTCCCGCTCTCACCTCCTTGTGTTTTTTTCAGGCCTTATTGTCGTCGCCGGTGTGCTCGGGGCCTTTGGGATTCCGCTGGTCAGTTCCGAGGGGATGACCATCAGATCGTATTTGGTCCGAGGTGATGTGCCGACTGCCGCAGACGATGTGGCGTGGCAGCAGGTCTCGCCGATCACGATTCCCTTGAGCGGGCAGGTGATCACCAGGCCGGTGTGGCCGGAACCCACTGTGCGCGCCTTGACGGTGCGCTCGATTCACAATGGGACCGAGATCGCCTTTCTGCTGGAATGGCAGGACAACACGAAGAATGATCGGCTCACTCCAGGGACCTTCCGGGACGGCGTCGCGATCGGTCTTCCGCTCGGCGATGCGCCGGCATTTTTCTGCATGGGGCAGCTGGACCATTACATCAACATCTGGCATTGGAAGGCGGACTGGCAAAGCGATATCGATCGACGGGCGGCTCGGACCTCGGAAAAAAAAGAGGGCGGCGTTCGGACATTCGAAGTCATCCCGAGGCGGGTGTCGTCGGTCGAGGATTTGATCGGTGGGGGATTCAGCACGTTGACCACAAAAGATAAGCAAGGGCGGGTGCAGGGACAGGCGTTCTGGAAGGACGGGGTGTGGCATGTCGTGATGCGCCGTCCGCTGGTAAGCGAGGAACAAGAGAATGAAGCCACGCTCATTCCTGGTCGTATTCAGACCGTGTCATTCGCCGTGTGGAACGGAGAAAACAAAGAGCGCAACGGCCAGAAGGCCGTGGCGCCATGGTTTCAACTCGCGATCGATCCTGTCGCCAAGCTCTAA
- a CDS encoding PDZ domain-containing protein, whose amino-acid sequence MFACRTLVYGWLVVLLGDPIFVDVAVSQAAAQSDAMTEDEASKLGEEFGIVVGAVDEDIQKELKLQQPQGVAVFEVIGNSRADYAGIKVRSVIKEVDKQEIRNMADFGRAIRKAMKECNFTVGTYEPADPGDPVGWGVNFHFVGCKRD is encoded by the coding sequence TTGTTCGCATGCAGAACCCTTGTTTACGGGTGGCTGGTGGTTCTGCTGGGAGACCCTATCTTCGTCGATGTAGCCGTGTCGCAGGCTGCGGCGCAATCCGATGCCATGACCGAGGATGAAGCGTCAAAACTCGGTGAAGAGTTTGGGATCGTGGTCGGCGCTGTCGATGAGGACATTCAGAAAGAACTGAAGTTGCAACAGCCGCAAGGAGTTGCCGTGTTCGAGGTGATCGGGAATTCACGAGCGGACTACGCAGGGATCAAGGTTCGTTCCGTCATCAAGGAAGTCGATAAGCAAGAGATCCGAAACATGGCCGATTTCGGACGAGCCATCAGGAAAGCCATGAAGGAATGTAATTTCACCGTCGGCACCTATGAGCCGGCAGATCCAGGTGATCCGGTCGGCTGGGGGGTCAATTTTCACTTTGTCGGCTGTAAGCGGGATTAA
- a CDS encoding multiheme c-type cytochrome: protein MALAVLSGLCQSWAIAQESTGQSTPDWVAEIEKVFIRSEDCKQCHERHYEEWKGAREQTPDLKTFGRVDAALLHGTALESLVFRTVLGLWKQTNPTAEEQGRCLSCHAPAVTLFPQHAETMVEHVLARKPSIEGIGCAACHLMNGMEKNPHVPPTFKLQPGNTLYGPYSNPEENLVHPAAQSEHFRGANYCAACHFDKVKDVAQKNLPGEILEGTICQDCHMEPSTGSSTSRRGAMTRAIGRHWFRGVVVAGTMLKNRNLQAEWMPRIDVDVTKTGMVVEGTGIVKVGSLPHSFPDGDPVLKQFFLTVTAKDAAGKTLAEETKQFGLPYDKILRGPIPDPFIKGGNTRKVPFTLTLPAGTAASSIEAVLTYALIPTPQPMLTDKYLASLQTEKEREEAKQIIQEYTQRHFLTYRVKSLS from the coding sequence GTGGCTCTCGCCGTTTTGAGTGGGCTCTGTCAAAGCTGGGCGATCGCTCAAGAATCGACTGGTCAGTCTACGCCTGATTGGGTGGCGGAAATCGAGAAAGTGTTCATCCGTTCGGAAGACTGCAAACAGTGCCATGAGCGTCATTATGAAGAGTGGAAGGGCGCCAGAGAGCAGACGCCGGACTTGAAAACCTTCGGCCGAGTGGATGCGGCCCTTTTGCATGGCACGGCGTTGGAGTCACTTGTCTTTCGAACCGTGTTGGGTCTTTGGAAACAGACGAATCCGACCGCGGAGGAACAAGGACGATGTCTCTCCTGTCATGCGCCTGCCGTCACCCTGTTTCCCCAGCATGCCGAAACGATGGTGGAGCACGTGCTTGCCCGCAAACCAAGCATTGAAGGGATCGGCTGTGCCGCTTGCCATTTGATGAATGGAATGGAAAAGAACCCGCATGTACCACCGACCTTCAAATTGCAGCCAGGCAACACGCTCTATGGGCCCTATTCCAATCCCGAGGAAAATCTTGTCCATCCTGCCGCGCAGTCCGAGCACTTTCGAGGAGCCAATTATTGTGCCGCGTGCCATTTCGACAAAGTAAAGGACGTTGCCCAGAAGAATCTGCCCGGCGAAATTCTTGAGGGAACGATCTGTCAGGATTGCCACATGGAGCCATCGACCGGTAGTTCCACATCCAGACGCGGGGCCATGACGAGGGCCATCGGGCGTCACTGGTTTCGAGGTGTCGTGGTCGCCGGCACGATGCTCAAGAATCGGAATCTGCAGGCGGAATGGATGCCTCGTATCGATGTGGATGTGACGAAGACCGGCATGGTGGTGGAGGGAACCGGGATCGTGAAGGTCGGCAGTCTCCCGCACAGTTTCCCCGACGGCGATCCGGTGCTGAAACAGTTCTTTTTGACCGTCACGGCGAAGGACGCGGCAGGCAAAACCTTGGCGGAAGAGACCAAACAATTTGGGTTGCCGTACGACAAAATTCTTCGCGGTCCGATTCCCGATCCCTTCATCAAGGGCGGCAACACGAGGAAGGTTCCATTTACGCTGACGCTTCCGGCCGGCACGGCCGCTTCGTCGATCGAAGCGGTGTTGACCTATGCGCTCATTCCGACGCCCCAGCCTATGCTGACGGACAAGTATCTTGCTTCCTTGCAGACCGAGAAAGAACGCGAAGAGGCGAAGCAAATCATCCAAGAATATACCCAGCGGCACTTTCTAACCTATCGTGTCAAATCACTCTCCTAA
- a CDS encoding multiheme c-type cytochrome has product MPLPAMMTVGFSCFVMVCVAALSDGACTSAFAQNVPSQSLIEKTFPHSTKCKRCHERVYEEWETSPLAKSIHSPAFRASLDAYLKSSLGGKDKTLCFRCHAPHVREFQDHAQLFVDQAKAGDPSLDGVACSQCHLIKQVDRAKHPPEPKYEIGGKTLYGPYKDFVQNLAHQSMELSLFQKSDLCLNCHQSVPSATNLGKANDLLGNWDQSRAVKSGKECQTCHMPQQVGESANGEKKRTIANHSFPGRIGKLRQEAAKLDVQTRIDGDKTTVEVKVQSLVPHNLPATHPAWATVVLNLEVKGKNLKTVFADKRVYGRTYLDAQGQPTIFDFEAAKVAEDTVLKPEETREETFAFPTPKDTKTFDIEVGLNYAPLSGPTLFIQLVEAESSQGSQDPVFQPIEIVKRTENVPVSK; this is encoded by the coding sequence ATGCCGCTGCCTGCCATGATGACGGTCGGGTTCAGTTGTTTTGTAATGGTTTGTGTCGCTGCGTTGTCTGATGGCGCGTGCACATCCGCTTTTGCTCAGAACGTACCCAGTCAGTCGTTGATCGAGAAAACTTTCCCCCATTCCACCAAATGCAAACGGTGTCATGAACGGGTGTATGAAGAGTGGGAAACCTCGCCCCTGGCGAAGTCCATCCATTCTCCCGCGTTTCGTGCCTCGCTCGATGCGTATCTCAAATCATCACTGGGTGGGAAAGATAAGACTCTGTGTTTCCGCTGCCATGCCCCGCATGTGCGGGAGTTCCAGGATCATGCGCAGCTTTTTGTGGATCAAGCGAAAGCGGGCGACCCCTCCTTGGATGGTGTCGCCTGTAGCCAGTGCCATTTGATCAAGCAGGTCGATCGAGCCAAGCATCCTCCGGAGCCCAAGTATGAGATCGGTGGGAAGACGCTGTATGGGCCATACAAGGACTTTGTCCAGAACCTCGCGCACCAGTCGATGGAACTGAGCCTGTTTCAGAAGTCTGATCTCTGCCTGAATTGTCATCAGTCGGTGCCCTCAGCGACGAACCTGGGCAAGGCCAACGACTTGCTTGGAAATTGGGACCAAAGCCGCGCGGTGAAATCCGGCAAAGAATGCCAGACCTGCCACATGCCGCAGCAAGTAGGGGAATCAGCCAACGGGGAAAAGAAGCGCACGATCGCCAACCATAGTTTCCCAGGGCGCATTGGGAAGTTGCGCCAGGAAGCGGCGAAGTTGGACGTGCAGACCAGGATCGACGGAGACAAAACGACTGTGGAGGTCAAGGTTCAAAGTCTCGTGCCGCATAATCTGCCTGCTACCCATCCAGCCTGGGCAACCGTGGTCCTCAATCTGGAAGTCAAAGGGAAAAACCTGAAAACCGTGTTCGCTGACAAGCGGGTCTATGGTCGGACGTATCTTGATGCCCAGGGACAACCCACCATCTTTGACTTCGAAGCGGCGAAAGTGGCTGAAGACACGGTCTTGAAACCGGAAGAGACGAGAGAGGAAACCTTTGCCTTCCCGACCCCGAAAGATACCAAGACATTCGACATCGAAGTCGGGCTCAATTACGCTCCCTTGAGTGGTCCCACCTTGTTCATCCAGCTGGTCGAAGCTGAATCATCGCAAGGCTCACAAGATCCGGTCTTCCAGCCGATCGAGATCGTGAAACGCACGGAGAACGTGCCGGTCAGCAAGTAG
- a CDS encoding addiction module protein — protein sequence MSFNLPLKDMSLHEKLAAMESLWEDIARTPEAIESPAWHKDILDERRQRLADGQSQFVDWETAKADIRNKVL from the coding sequence ATGTCCTTCAACCTTCCTCTCAAAGATATGAGCCTCCATGAGAAGCTTGCTGCGATGGAATCTCTGTGGGAAGACATTGCCCGTACTCCGGAAGCCATCGAGTCCCCCGCCTGGCACAAAGACATCCTTGATGAGCGCCGCCAACGACTTGCCGATGGTCAATCTCAATTCGTCGATTGGGAGACCGCCAAAGCGGATATCCGAAACAAGGTCTTGTGA
- a CDS encoding IS630 family transposase: MRIAPSLQLTAPERQQLTQWARGRRTPARLVLRAKIALLAAEGHDNQHIAAALDTSRQTVGLWRHRVVTQRLPGLVQDAPRGGRPPKARQALIARILKTTTQTTPPGATHWSTRTLARHLRTNSTFVQRVWTAHGLQPHRVRAFKLSQDPHFQDKLEDVVGLYLHPPEHAVVLSVDEKSQIQALDRTQPGLPMKKGRCGTMTHDYKRHGTTTLFAALNVAEGSILSTCLPRHRHQEWLTFLRLLDRQIPQGKTLHLIADNYATHKHPTVQRWLTRHPRIHMPFTPTSSSWLNLVERVFGDLTAKQIRRGVFRSVPELIAAIDAYMTQRNATPQPFVWTKTAQEILAKVNRARIALDKTRTA, from the coding sequence ATGCGCATCGCCCCTTCCCTTCAGCTGACAGCGCCCGAACGCCAGCAACTGACGCAGTGGGCGCGGGGCCGGCGGACTCCCGCACGGCTCGTGCTCCGCGCCAAGATTGCCTTGTTGGCGGCCGAGGGCCACGACAATCAGCACATTGCTGCCGCCCTGGACACAAGTCGGCAAACGGTGGGCCTTTGGCGGCACCGCGTCGTCACTCAGCGCCTGCCTGGGCTCGTCCAGGATGCGCCCCGCGGCGGGCGTCCCCCCAAGGCGCGCCAGGCGCTCATCGCGCGCATTCTGAAGACGACGACCCAGACGACACCGCCCGGTGCCACCCACTGGTCGACCCGCACCTTGGCGCGGCACCTGCGGACGAATTCGACGTTCGTGCAGCGGGTCTGGACTGCCCATGGTTTGCAACCCCACCGAGTCCGGGCCTTCAAGCTCAGCCAGGATCCGCACTTCCAGGACAAGCTGGAGGATGTGGTGGGCCTGTATCTGCACCCGCCCGAGCATGCCGTGGTCCTCAGCGTGGATGAGAAAAGCCAGATCCAAGCGCTGGATCGCACCCAGCCCGGCTTACCCATGAAGAAGGGCCGGTGTGGCACGATGACACACGACTACAAGCGCCATGGGACCACCACGCTCTTCGCCGCCCTCAATGTCGCGGAGGGCTCCATCCTCTCCACCTGCTTGCCGCGGCATCGGCACCAGGAATGGCTGACGTTCCTGCGTCTGCTTGATCGCCAGATCCCCCAGGGCAAGACCCTGCATCTGATCGCCGACAACTACGCGACACACAAACACCCCACGGTTCAGCGGTGGCTCACGCGCCACCCGCGCATCCACATGCCCTTCACCCCGACGAGTAGTTCGTGGCTCAATCTGGTGGAACGCGTCTTTGGCGATCTGACGGCCAAACAGATTCGTCGCGGCGTGTTCCGGAGCGTTCCGGAGCTAATTGCGGCCATTGACGCGTACATGACCCAGCGCAATGCCACGCCTCAACCGTTTGTGTGGACCAAGACGGCACAGGAGATCCTGGCAAAAGTGAACCGGGCCAGGATCGCCCTGGATAAGACAAGAACAGCATGA
- a CDS encoding flavin monoamine oxidase family protein → MTQRLLRGTNVIVAGAGLAGLTAAMTLKRMGAKVSVIEARDRVGGRVLTIRGAFTQEQHAEAGGDFIDEGQHEIKRLAEEQGLTLRPILQQGFAFVRHPGPNRRRRRILSGEEAWDTLADMLCPLVTAYRTADKRWDSPIAGQLARQSVAHWLDEIKADSNMRAVARSLRGFFLADPEELSLLALVDQLAGVAPGQAAMYRIEGGNDRLPLALSEHVRQDLLLNSAVRAVYQDRDSVRVSIDTPNGQEASLQGTYVILAAPAATLRSIHMLPPLPSMQARAIDCLRYGRTTKALLQFDKSFWRRKGRPRACGTDAPTGAFWDANEEQAGKAGILTLMAGGQASEDTQKIMAQRGVEGLVDALDWMGSRSATLLHSRVVTWEDDPWAQGGYAYFDPSFDPRLRSWLARPHGRIIFAGEHTSMNWQGYMNGAVESGFRAAEEVCAMVLKK, encoded by the coding sequence ATGACGCAACGGCTACTCCGAGGCACGAACGTCATCGTCGCCGGCGCAGGTCTGGCAGGTCTGACCGCCGCAATGACGCTCAAGCGGATGGGCGCGAAGGTCTCGGTGATCGAAGCGCGCGATCGTGTCGGAGGGCGTGTGCTTACAATCCGAGGTGCGTTCACTCAGGAGCAACATGCCGAAGCCGGAGGCGACTTTATCGACGAAGGCCAACATGAAATTAAACGATTAGCGGAAGAACAAGGACTGACTTTACGCCCCATCCTGCAACAAGGCTTCGCTTTCGTTCGACATCCAGGTCCCAACCGGCGTCGGCGACGCATTCTCTCGGGTGAAGAGGCGTGGGATACGTTGGCTGATATGCTCTGTCCGCTTGTGACCGCCTATCGAACGGCCGACAAACGATGGGACAGTCCGATCGCCGGACAACTGGCTCGACAATCAGTGGCCCACTGGTTGGACGAAATAAAGGCAGACAGCAACATGAGAGCCGTTGCGCGGAGCTTGCGCGGATTTTTCTTGGCTGATCCGGAAGAACTGTCGTTGCTGGCCCTCGTGGATCAGCTCGCCGGCGTTGCGCCGGGACAAGCAGCCATGTATCGAATTGAAGGGGGGAACGATCGACTCCCACTCGCTCTGTCTGAGCATGTAAGGCAGGACTTGTTGCTCAATAGTGCCGTGCGGGCCGTTTACCAAGACCGTGATTCGGTCCGGGTGAGCATTGACACACCGAACGGACAAGAAGCCTCGTTACAAGGAACGTATGTCATTCTTGCCGCGCCGGCCGCCACGTTGCGCTCCATTCACATGCTGCCCCCGTTGCCGTCCATGCAAGCGCGCGCCATCGACTGCTTGAGGTACGGGAGGACGACGAAAGCGCTCTTGCAATTCGACAAGTCATTCTGGAGACGGAAAGGAAGGCCGCGGGCATGTGGGACGGATGCGCCGACGGGCGCCTTTTGGGATGCCAACGAAGAACAAGCAGGCAAGGCCGGAATTTTGACCCTGATGGCCGGCGGACAAGCCAGCGAGGATACTCAAAAAATCATGGCGCAGCGCGGGGTGGAAGGATTGGTGGACGCATTGGACTGGATGGGCAGCCGATCGGCCACTCTGCTCCATAGTCGAGTCGTGACCTGGGAAGATGATCCATGGGCACAGGGCGGCTATGCCTATTTCGATCCAAGCTTCGATCCCCGCCTGCGCAGCTGGCTTGCCCGGCCACATGGACGAATCATCTTTGCGGGAGAACATACAAGCATGAACTGGCAGGGCTACATGAACGGAGCCGTGGAAAGCGGCTTTCGAGCGGCGGAAGAAGTTTGCGCGATGGTTCTTAAGAAGTGA
- a CDS encoding class I SAM-dependent methyltransferase encodes MPYTYDYTSAAAGDESAFRRYWRLAKMTLTRSVRAKTFRFDGREHEYLYHPYNKTWKNERGVEIPIFRELLLNHEGKRVLEVGNVLSHYFPIHHEVVDKYEVGSGVINQDIVEFVPQDKYDLIISISTLEHVGWDEQPQKPGKLLQAIDHLRSACLAPSGRLVASLPIGYNRYFDYLLNNGKSPFTVQHFLKRISKRNYWVESNWEQCRDVPYGRFVAHAIVIGSIQG; translated from the coding sequence ATGCCCTACACCTACGATTACACCAGCGCTGCCGCCGGCGACGAAAGCGCATTTAGGCGCTATTGGCGTTTGGCCAAGATGACACTGACCCGCAGCGTGAGGGCGAAGACGTTCCGATTCGACGGTCGGGAGCACGAGTACCTGTACCATCCGTATAACAAGACCTGGAAAAACGAGCGTGGCGTCGAGATTCCCATCTTCCGTGAGCTCCTCCTCAACCATGAAGGCAAACGGGTGCTCGAAGTGGGCAACGTCCTCTCTCACTATTTTCCCATTCATCATGAGGTCGTCGACAAATATGAGGTCGGCTCAGGCGTCATCAATCAGGATATCGTCGAGTTTGTCCCGCAGGACAAATATGATCTGATTATCAGCATCTCGACCTTGGAGCATGTCGGCTGGGACGAACAGCCGCAGAAACCAGGCAAACTGCTGCAGGCGATCGACCACCTGCGATCCGCATGTCTGGCCCCATCCGGCCGGCTCGTGGCGAGCCTCCCGATCGGTTATAATCGCTACTTCGATTATTTGCTGAACAACGGCAAGAGTCCGTTCACGGTCCAGCATTTTCTCAAGCGGATTTCAAAGCGGAATTATTGGGTCGAGTCAAATTGGGAGCAATGTCGCGATGTGCCGTACGGACGGTTTGTGGCCCATGCCATCGTGATCGGGAGCATCCAGGGATGA
- a CDS encoding PQQ-dependent sugar dehydrogenase — protein sequence MRQAIICMTLCLCFAGLLAACGNDNTTGNVAPTSTSLKLQTVASNLSSPVFLATSPGDQTRLFVVEQGGTIKVVDRAAGTVLATFLSLSGISSGGEQGLLGLAFDPNYTANGRFYVHYTDANGAITIARFLRSSTNPNVADPASQVILVSIPHPTFANHNGGMLAFGPDGCLYAAVGDGGSAGDPNNNAQNLASRLGKLLRIDPTTPGTACTSGTLNPFVLSGGDQLVWSYGLRNPWRFSFDGADLYIGDVGQEAREEITVSQGPHAGRGLNYGWRLMEGSACFNPSTDCNNGGLTLPVFEYPHENGACSVTGGYVYRGTAIPVIQGAYFYADFCAGFVRSFRFNNGSALDQTEWPLLTVSSITSFGQDGLGELYILTRNGTVSRIVPN from the coding sequence ATGAGACAGGCGATCATATGCATGACTCTGTGCCTGTGTTTCGCAGGCCTCCTGGCTGCATGCGGGAACGACAATACCACAGGGAACGTTGCCCCGACTTCCACCAGCCTCAAGCTCCAAACTGTCGCAAGTAATCTGAGCTCGCCGGTGTTCCTTGCCACTTCCCCTGGAGACCAGACCCGCTTGTTCGTCGTCGAACAGGGTGGCACCATTAAGGTAGTGGATAGAGCGGCCGGAACTGTTCTCGCCACCTTTCTTTCCTTATCCGGCATCTCCAGCGGAGGTGAGCAAGGATTGTTGGGGCTGGCCTTTGACCCAAACTACACCGCCAATGGTCGATTCTACGTCCACTATACTGACGCCAACGGCGCGATCACCATCGCTCGATTTCTGCGGTCGTCGACGAACCCCAATGTCGCCGACCCAGCTTCACAGGTCATCTTAGTCTCCATTCCCCATCCAACCTTCGCGAACCATAACGGAGGGATGTTGGCGTTCGGACCGGATGGTTGTCTCTATGCGGCCGTTGGAGATGGGGGAAGTGCAGGGGATCCGAACAATAACGCCCAGAATCTCGCAAGCCGGCTGGGGAAACTTCTCCGGATCGATCCGACGACCCCAGGAACAGCCTGCACGAGTGGAACCCTCAATCCATTTGTCCTCAGCGGAGGCGACCAGCTGGTGTGGAGCTATGGACTGCGGAATCCCTGGCGCTTTTCGTTTGATGGAGCCGATCTGTATATCGGAGATGTCGGCCAAGAGGCCCGAGAGGAGATCACTGTGTCACAAGGCCCCCATGCCGGACGCGGACTCAATTACGGCTGGCGACTCATGGAAGGGTCGGCCTGTTTTAACCCATCCACCGATTGTAATAACGGTGGGCTCACGTTGCCGGTTTTTGAGTATCCGCATGAGAACGGCGCTTGCTCGGTCACAGGAGGCTACGTCTATCGAGGAACCGCAATACCGGTCATTCAGGGCGCCTATTTCTATGCAGATTTCTGCGCCGGCTTTGTCCGTAGTTTCCGCTTCAATAACGGCTCGGCTCTCGACCAAACGGAGTGGCCGCTGCTGACTGTCTCTTCAATCACCAGCTTCGGCCAGGACGGCTTGGGAGAGCTCTATATCCTGACTCGGAACGGCACCGTGTCTCGGATCGTTCCGAACTGA